A window of the Polaribacter batillariae genome harbors these coding sequences:
- a CDS encoding DUF4350 domain-containing protein: protein MIKFAYIKYTAILLLFVLFASCKKTNWQENFREKEKSPFGNYIISEEATHLFPREKITFLKENFYDFLLFDNLEDSTKTRNYVLIKHSAYHQTKEGTDQLLEFVSQGNSAFIALNFFNETFKEALEFTTNNLDKDVWSIKGLKKLEGEFYLKNPDFGKEPFKFDRNIRRNYFLEYSNTKTQVLGTTVVGGEKVPNFIKVYHGKGAFYLHTNPIVFTNYYMLNGKEEYAANLLSYLPSQEILWDVHTKSSKYSNNHKKQPSVFKFFLQHKTLTWFLFVSLAGLLLFMLFNARRKQRAIPEIPTNKNTTVAFTQTIANLYLNEKDHKNLVDKKIAYFLEKIRTKYLINTSNLNTEFIKKLAAKSGNNLQKTKYLINTIITLNKKTECSEEELIGLHKMIENFFKK, encoded by the coding sequence ATGATAAAGTTTGCGTACATAAAATATACTGCTATTTTATTACTGTTTGTGCTGTTCGCAAGCTGTAAAAAAACAAATTGGCAAGAAAATTTTCGAGAAAAAGAAAAAAGTCCGTTTGGTAATTACATTATTTCAGAAGAAGCTACTCATTTATTTCCAAGAGAAAAAATTACATTTTTAAAAGAAAATTTTTACGACTTTTTACTGTTCGATAATTTAGAAGATTCTACCAAAACTAGAAACTATGTGTTGATAAAGCACAGTGCTTACCATCAAACAAAAGAAGGAACAGACCAATTATTAGAGTTTGTATCACAAGGAAATTCAGCATTTATAGCCTTAAACTTTTTTAACGAAACATTTAAAGAAGCGCTAGAATTTACCACCAATAATTTAGATAAAGACGTTTGGAGTATAAAAGGTTTAAAGAAGTTAGAAGGCGAATTTTATTTAAAAAATCCTGATTTCGGTAAAGAACCCTTTAAATTTGATAGAAATATACGTAGAAATTACTTTCTTGAATATAGCAATACTAAAACCCAAGTCTTAGGAACCACAGTTGTTGGTGGAGAAAAAGTACCTAATTTTATAAAGGTGTATCATGGAAAAGGTGCTTTTTATTTGCATACAAACCCTATTGTGTTTACCAATTATTATATGTTAAATGGTAAAGAAGAATATGCAGCAAACCTACTCTCTTACTTGCCTAGTCAAGAAATTTTGTGGGATGTACACACAAAATCAAGTAAATATTCTAATAATCATAAAAAGCAACCCTCTGTTTTTAAATTCTTTTTACAACACAAAACATTAACTTGGTTTTTATTTGTTTCTTTGGCTGGTTTGTTGCTATTTATGCTTTTTAATGCAAGAAGAAAACAACGTGCAATTCCAGAAATACCAACAAATAAAAATACAACTGTGGCGTTTACACAAACCATTGCAAATTTGTATTTAAATGAAAAAGATCATAAGAATTTAGTTGATAAAAAAATTGCATACTTTTTAGAAAAAATTAGAACTAAATATTTAATCAACACTAGTAATTTAAATACCGAATTTATTAAAAAACTAGCCGCAAAATCGGGTAACAATCTTCAAAAAACAAAATATTTAATCAATACAATTATCACTTTAAATAAAAAGACAGAATGTTCTGAAGAAGAGTTAATTGGATTGCATAAAATGATAGAAAATTTCTTTAAAAAATAA
- the ychF gene encoding redox-regulated ATPase YchF: MKAGIVGLPNVGKSTLFNCLSNAKAQSANFPFCTIEPNLGVVNVPDKRIEKLEELVKPERVLPATVEIVDIAGLVKGASKGEGLGNQFLANIRETDAILHVLRCFDNDNIIHVDNSIDPVRDKETIDIELQLKDLETVQKRLERVKRTAKTGNKEAQAELVVLLKIEETLLKGQSVRTLDFSEKELEFVQPLQFITLKPVLYVCNVDENSAVSGNDYVEKVKETVKNENAEVIVLAVGTEADIAELDDYEEREMFLADIGLEEAGVSRLVRSAYKLLNLQTYFTAGVKEVRAWTIPIGATAPQAAGVIHTDFEKGFIRAETISYEDYVTYGSEAKVKEAGKMRVEGKEYIVKDGDVMHFRFNV, encoded by the coding sequence ATGAAAGCTGGAATTGTAGGATTACCCAACGTAGGAAAATCAACTTTATTTAACTGTTTATCAAATGCAAAAGCGCAAAGTGCAAACTTTCCTTTTTGTACAATAGAACCCAATTTAGGAGTTGTAAATGTACCAGATAAAAGAATAGAAAAGTTAGAAGAATTGGTAAAACCAGAACGCGTTTTGCCTGCAACTGTAGAAATTGTAGATATTGCAGGTTTGGTAAAAGGGGCAAGCAAAGGAGAAGGTTTGGGAAATCAGTTTTTGGCAAATATTCGCGAAACAGATGCCATTTTGCATGTGCTAAGATGTTTCGATAACGACAATATTATTCATGTAGATAATTCTATTGATCCAGTTAGAGACAAAGAAACGATTGATATTGAGTTGCAATTAAAAGATTTAGAAACGGTTCAAAAAAGATTAGAAAGAGTAAAAAGAACCGCCAAAACAGGCAATAAAGAAGCGCAAGCAGAATTAGTGGTTTTATTAAAAATAGAAGAAACATTATTAAAAGGGCAATCTGTAAGAACTTTAGATTTTTCTGAAAAAGAATTAGAATTTGTACAGCCTTTACAGTTTATTACTTTAAAACCAGTGTTATATGTTTGTAATGTAGATGAAAACTCTGCCGTTTCTGGTAACGATTATGTAGAAAAAGTAAAAGAAACAGTAAAAAACGAAAATGCAGAAGTGATTGTGTTGGCTGTGGGAACAGAAGCAGATATTGCAGAATTAGACGATTATGAAGAACGTGAAATGTTTTTGGCAGACATTGGTTTAGAAGAAGCTGGCGTTTCGCGTTTGGTACGTTCTGCATACAAATTATTAAACTTACAAACCTATTTTACAGCAGGAGTAAAAGAAGTTAGAGCTTGGACCATTCCAATTGGTGCCACTGCGCCTCAAGCTGCAGGAGTTATTCATACAGATTTCGAAAAAGGTTTTATTAGAGCAGAAACCATTTCTTACGAAGATTATGTAACTTATGGTTCGGAAGCAAAAGTAAAAGAAGCTGGTAAGATGAGAGTAGAAGGGAAGGAATACATTGTAAAAGATGGCGATGTTATGCATTTTCGCTTTAACGTTTAG
- a CDS encoding RDD family protein → MKTLQIKTAQNVNIKFTMASVGQRLLAFGADNVIKFAYLYIVYRVFNFAALEKMFNGDNWTVQAISVLVLIPVTFYSLYTEILLDGQTIGKKLLKIKVINEDGFKPSISDYIMRWFLRIVDFNLFILLAIYIFSVGMPNEDLIVVLLFIFGKMVGLLLILFTKKNQRFGDMIANTVVIYLKDEAKFSDTILVNLENEYVPTYPNVIKLSDNDVRIIKETFKNAKKFNDFKTQIKLRSKIQEVTGIVSLHKSDTEFINTVLKDYNYYTQKM, encoded by the coding sequence ATGAAAACACTCCAAATAAAAACGGCACAAAATGTAAACATAAAATTTACGATGGCCAGTGTTGGGCAGCGCTTGTTAGCTTTTGGTGCAGACAATGTTATAAAGTTTGCTTATTTGTACATTGTATATAGGGTATTTAACTTTGCCGCGCTCGAAAAAATGTTTAATGGTGATAATTGGACAGTGCAAGCCATTAGCGTGTTGGTTTTAATTCCGGTTACATTTTATTCTTTATACACCGAAATTTTATTAGACGGACAAACCATTGGTAAAAAATTGTTGAAGATTAAAGTAATTAACGAAGACGGATTTAAACCTAGTATTTCTGATTATATAATGCGTTGGTTTCTTAGAATTGTAGATTTTAATTTGTTTATTTTACTTGCTATTTATATTTTTTCTGTAGGAATGCCCAATGAAGATCTTATTGTAGTTTTGTTGTTTATATTCGGAAAAATGGTGGGTTTATTATTAATTCTCTTTACGAAGAAAAATCAGCGTTTTGGAGATATGATTGCAAATACAGTTGTAATTTATTTAAAAGATGAAGCAAAATTTTCTGATACCATTTTAGTGAACTTAGAAAATGAATATGTGCCAACATACCCAAATGTGATTAAATTATCGGACAACGATGTTCGTATTATCAAAGAAACGTTTAAGAATGCCAAGAAATTTAACGATTTTAAAACGCAAATAAAATTGCGATCTAAAATACAAGAAGTTACAGGAATTGTTTCTCTACACAAAAGCGATACTGAATTTATAAATACAGTTTTAAAAGATTATAATTATTATACTCAAAAGATGTAG
- a CDS encoding transposase, whose protein sequence is MKYKKWTLAQKLEILSVSEEIGIVEACRKYSVSTGTFYSWRKKFEHKGEAGLKVTYDTKSKELKEAEQENRVLRKLLSDREIELEVQRELLKKKFGTSDPRKI, encoded by the coding sequence ATGAAATACAAGAAATGGACATTAGCACAGAAGTTAGAAATACTATCAGTTTCAGAAGAAATCGGCATTGTTGAAGCCTGCCGAAAATACAGTGTAAGCACAGGTACTTTCTACAGTTGGCGGAAAAAGTTTGAGCACAAAGGTGAAGCTGGTTTAAAAGTTACCTATGACACTAAAAGCAAAGAACTTAAAGAAGCCGAACAAGAAAATCGTGTTTTAAGAAAATTACTAAGCGATAGAGAAATAGAACTTGAAGTGCAACGAGAACTTTTAAAAAAAAAGTTTGGAACGTCCGATCCAAGAAAGATCTAG
- a CDS encoding FISUMP domain-containing protein, whose protein sequence is MNNNTTAEIPVQLKNTTEIKNFIDTRDNKSYKYGKIGNQIWMLENLSFNYSGSLIYNDSIKNSKKYGRLYTFEMANNCCPVGWRLPSIKEWNELIEFSGGSNIAAKVLKSTKLWHKSENTGLNILRFSVYPGGLFTGKNLSKIGGVDKKYKSLGYAGYFWANDVSLSTNFSKSVTFFYNQNFIYQSGSDRDSYLSVRCIKQ, encoded by the coding sequence ATGAATAATAACACTACTGCAGAAATACCTGTTCAATTAAAAAATACAACTGAGATAAAAAACTTTATTGATACGAGAGATAATAAATCTTATAAATATGGGAAAATAGGAAATCAAATATGGATGTTAGAAAACCTAAGTTTTAATTATTCAGGTAGTCTAATTTATAATGATTCCATTAAAAACAGCAAAAAATATGGAAGACTTTACACTTTTGAAATGGCGAACAATTGTTGCCCTGTAGGGTGGCGTTTGCCGAGTATAAAAGAATGGAATGAATTAATTGAATTTTCAGGTGGATCTAACATTGCTGCTAAAGTTTTAAAGTCTACTAAATTATGGCATAAATCCGAAAATACGGGGTTGAATATTCTCAGGTTTTCCGTATATCCAGGAGGGCTTTTTACCGGTAAAAACCTTTCAAAAATTGGAGGTGTAGACAAGAAATATAAAAGTTTAGGATATGCTGGGTATTTTTGGGCTAATGATGTTTCATTATCTACTAACTTTAGTAAGTCTGTTACCTTTTTTTATAATCAGAATTTTATTTACCAATCTGGCAGTGATAGAGATTCCTATTTATCGGTACGCTGTATAAAACAATAG
- a CDS encoding IS3 family transposase, which yields MSKSKIIKMVGIVSSSYYRKPSGGKKGNKPTKETFHKTKGLVLQDDVVAAIKEVLKDEFIDCGYRLMTSYLNRDGYTINHKKLYRIMKEEGLLKLDNRIDRSGSGRKFVKFRKVYTSRPLECLEMDIKMVWIPSVGKNAYLLSVIDVHTRRILKDYFSFNIKQNHVIALLSALFEDCDYPNNVVIRSDNGSQFIAKKVREYLGLIGVQQEFTHIATPEENAHIEAYHGILKKEVFKRFDYQYFGEIEQILKRYVKFYNNRRIHGLLGRITPMEKWSQDKHLIRRNKLTA from the coding sequence ATTAGCAAGAGTAAGATTATCAAAATGGTAGGTATTGTGTCAAGTAGCTATTATAGAAAGCCTAGTGGTGGTAAAAAAGGAAATAAGCCAACTAAAGAGACCTTTCACAAGACTAAAGGCCTGGTATTGCAGGATGACGTAGTTGCAGCTATTAAAGAGGTTTTAAAGGATGAATTTATAGATTGTGGCTATAGATTAATGACCAGTTATTTAAATAGAGACGGCTATACTATAAACCATAAAAAGCTATATAGAATTATGAAGGAAGAAGGTCTGTTGAAGCTTGACAATAGGATAGATAGAAGTGGTTCTGGACGTAAATTTGTAAAGTTTAGAAAGGTTTATACTTCTAGACCTTTGGAGTGTTTAGAGATGGATATAAAGATGGTTTGGATACCAAGTGTAGGTAAAAACGCTTATTTACTCTCGGTTATTGACGTTCACACACGTAGAATATTGAAAGACTATTTTTCCTTTAATATCAAACAAAATCACGTAATAGCGCTATTATCTGCATTGTTTGAAGATTGTGATTATCCCAATAATGTAGTTATTAGGAGTGATAATGGCAGTCAATTTATAGCAAAAAAAGTGCGTGAATATTTAGGATTAATCGGAGTACAACAAGAATTTACACACATTGCGACTCCAGAAGAGAATGCACATATTGAAGCATACCACGGAATATTAAAAAAAGAAGTATTCAAAAGGTTCGATTATCAATATTTTGGAGAAATAGAGCAAATACTAAAACGCTACGTGAAATTTTACAATAATAGAAGGATCCATGGTCTATTAGGACGAATAACTCCAATGGAAAAATGGAGTCAAGATAAACACCTTATTAGAAGAAATAAATTAACAGCTTAA
- a CDS encoding AAA family ATPase, translating to MEAQNNEQTSDKITFENRIDLKELQENVFLIKKQLKKVIVGQKEMLDLLLVALLSNGHVLIEGVPGVAKTITAKLLSKTIAVDFSRIQFTPDLMPSDILGTSVYNLQTTEFEFKKGPIFSNMILIDEINRAPAKTQAALFEVMEEKQVTIDGKTYKMEEPFVVLATQNPIEQEGTYRLPEAQLDRFLFKINVDYPNAEEEFDIILKEQALLNTTKISKIETVISASKIMEFRGLVNQITIEENLLKYIANIVVNTRSNSFLYLGASPRASIAILGASKAFAAIEGRDFVTPEDIKRATIPVLEHRVIVTPEREMEGLTSKQIIEQIIEAVEIPR from the coding sequence ATGGAAGCACAAAACAACGAACAAACCTCAGATAAAATAACGTTTGAAAACAGAATCGATTTAAAGGAATTACAAGAAAATGTTTTTCTGATAAAAAAGCAGTTAAAAAAAGTAATTGTAGGGCAAAAAGAGATGTTAGACTTATTGTTGGTTGCATTACTTTCAAACGGTCATGTTTTAATCGAAGGCGTTCCTGGAGTTGCCAAAACCATTACCGCAAAACTACTTTCTAAGACAATTGCTGTCGATTTTAGTAGAATTCAGTTTACGCCAGATTTAATGCCTTCAGACATTTTAGGAACTTCCGTTTACAATTTACAAACCACAGAATTTGAGTTTAAAAAAGGCCCTATTTTCTCGAACATGATTTTAATTGACGAAATTAATAGAGCTCCTGCAAAAACACAAGCGGCTTTGTTTGAAGTGATGGAAGAAAAACAAGTAACCATAGATGGCAAAACGTATAAAATGGAAGAACCTTTTGTAGTTTTAGCAACACAAAACCCTATAGAACAAGAAGGAACCTACAGATTGCCAGAAGCTCAATTAGATCGTTTTTTATTTAAAATTAATGTAGATTATCCAAATGCAGAAGAAGAATTTGACATTATTTTAAAAGAACAAGCTTTACTAAATACCACCAAAATAAGTAAAATTGAAACGGTAATTTCTGCATCAAAAATTATGGAGTTTAGAGGTTTGGTCAATCAAATTACAATTGAAGAAAATTTATTAAAATACATTGCAAATATTGTCGTGAACACACGTTCTAATTCATTTTTATATTTAGGAGCTTCACCAAGAGCAAGCATTGCTATATTAGGCGCATCAAAAGCTTTTGCAGCCATAGAAGGAAGAGATTTTGTAACACCAGAAGATATTAAAAGAGCAACAATTCCTGTTTTAGAACACAGGGTAATTGTAACACCAGAAAGAGAAATGGAAGGTTTAACGAGCAAACAAATAATCGAACAAATTATTGAAGCTGTAGAAATTCCTCGTTAG
- a CDS encoding IS256 family transposase: protein MKPEDLLNEEFLKQFKTGSELTSFIEQLHKRGVEKILEGELDAHLDYDKHQKSNNPNSRNGYGTKTIKTHLGETKIKVPRDRDATFNPMLIKKRESTADGVENLIISLYAKGMSTTDIEEQIRELYDYNISSSAISRITDKITADIIAWKNRPLEATYLIVWMDGIVFKVRENSKVINKTIYIAVGLRVDGKKEVLGLWLGKNESSSFWMSVLTDIKARGTQDILITATDNLNGFTDTIKTIFPNSVTQICVVHQIRNSCKYVVWKDKKAFTRDMKQIYTAPTKEAAKAALEDFKNKWNSKYSYAIKSWENNWDELTVFFDFPLEIRTIIYTTNLIENLNGKIRKYTKNKLSYPTDDAVIKSVFLALRESTKKWTLPIRNWGIILNQFLAIFENRIKL, encoded by the coding sequence ATGAAACCAGAAGATTTATTAAACGAAGAATTTTTAAAACAATTTAAAACAGGTTCAGAACTAACCAGTTTTATAGAACAACTGCACAAACGTGGTGTAGAAAAGATTTTAGAAGGCGAATTAGATGCGCATTTAGATTACGATAAGCATCAAAAAAGCAACAATCCTAATTCACGAAATGGCTATGGAACCAAAACAATAAAGACGCATTTAGGAGAAACTAAAATAAAAGTTCCAAGAGATCGCGATGCTACTTTCAATCCAATGCTTATTAAAAAGCGAGAAAGTACTGCAGATGGAGTTGAAAACCTGATTATTTCTTTATATGCCAAAGGAATGAGTACTACAGATATCGAAGAACAAATACGAGAATTGTATGATTATAACATCTCTAGTTCAGCCATTTCTAGAATCACAGATAAAATTACAGCTGACATTATTGCTTGGAAAAATAGACCTTTAGAAGCTACTTATCTGATTGTATGGATGGATGGCATCGTTTTTAAGGTTCGTGAAAACTCCAAAGTCATCAATAAAACAATTTACATTGCTGTTGGTCTTAGAGTAGATGGTAAAAAAGAAGTTTTAGGACTTTGGTTAGGAAAAAACGAATCTTCCTCTTTTTGGATGAGCGTTTTAACCGACATAAAAGCCAGAGGAACACAAGACATTTTAATTACAGCAACTGATAATTTAAACGGATTTACAGACACCATTAAAACTATTTTTCCCAATTCAGTAACACAAATATGTGTGGTTCATCAAATCAGAAACTCTTGTAAATATGTAGTCTGGAAAGATAAAAAAGCCTTTACAAGAGATATGAAGCAAATCTATACAGCTCCTACAAAAGAAGCAGCAAAAGCAGCCTTAGAAGACTTTAAAAATAAATGGAACTCTAAATATTCTTATGCCATTAAATCATGGGAAAACAATTGGGATGAACTCACTGTTTTCTTCGATTTCCCATTAGAAATCAGAACCATTATTTATACCACAAATTTGATAGAAAACTTAAATGGGAAAATTAGAAAATACACTAAAAACAAACTCTCATATCCAACAGATGATGCTGTAATTAAATCCGTATTTTTAGCTTTGAGAGAATCAACAAAAAAATGGACATTGCCTATTAGAAATTGGGGTATCATTCTTAACCAATTTTTGGCTATATTTGAAAACAGGATTAAACTATGA
- a CDS encoding stage II sporulation protein M, producing the protein MREVAFIKQNKEKWLEFEQVISNKKKKSPDDIANLHIKIMNDLVYAQTYYPKSKVTSYLNKLAKSSFDKVYHSKRRDRNVFLYFFFDKVPLLAYQYRKYIYLSFAFFFICFFIGLLSTFNDESFARQILGNEYVDQTIENIENGDAMAVYKGGTNWGTFIGIYNHNQRIGLNMFLSGLFLGLGTGYYIVVNAIMVAVFQAFFYQYNSLFDSLKGIWIHGTYEIFGIIIEAATGYIIGASILFPGTLKRFDSFKKGVRDAFYIFISTIPFTLAAAFLEGYVTRYSNTMPTILCFAIIFFSLGTIGYYYLILPFKVARKYQLR; encoded by the coding sequence ATGAGAGAGGTCGCTTTTATAAAGCAAAATAAAGAAAAATGGCTCGAATTTGAACAAGTAATTTCAAATAAAAAGAAAAAAAGTCCAGACGACATAGCCAACCTGCATATAAAAATCATGAACGATTTGGTATATGCACAAACTTATTATCCAAAAAGTAAGGTTACCTCTTACCTTAACAAATTGGCTAAGAGTAGTTTCGATAAAGTATATCATTCGAAAAGAAGAGATCGAAACGTGTTTTTGTATTTCTTTTTTGATAAAGTACCACTACTCGCCTATCAATATAGAAAATACATTTATTTGTCTTTTGCCTTCTTTTTTATTTGTTTTTTTATTGGATTGCTTTCAACTTTTAATGACGAAAGTTTTGCAAGACAAATTTTAGGAAACGAATATGTAGATCAAACCATAGAAAATATAGAAAATGGCGATGCGATGGCGGTTTATAAAGGTGGTACCAATTGGGGCACATTTATTGGAATCTACAATCACAACCAACGAATAGGATTGAATATGTTTTTATCGGGCTTGTTTTTAGGGCTAGGAACTGGATATTATATTGTGGTAAATGCAATTATGGTAGCTGTTTTTCAAGCTTTTTTCTATCAATACAATAGTTTGTTTGATAGTTTAAAAGGAATTTGGATACATGGCACTTACGAAATATTTGGCATTATTATAGAAGCCGCTACAGGTTATATCATTGGTGCAAGCATCTTATTTCCAGGCACTTTAAAAAGATTTGACTCCTTTAAAAAAGGAGTTAGAGATGCCTTTTATATTTTTATAAGTACAATTCCGTTTACATTAGCAGCAGCATTTCTAGAAGGTTATGTTACGAGATATTCTAATACAATGCCTACAATTTTATGTTTTGCAATTATTTTCTTTAGCTTAGGAACCATTGGTTATTATTATTTAATACTGCCTTTTAAAGTGGCAAGAAAATACCAATTGCGCTAA
- a CDS encoding BF3164 family lipoprotein, protein MAKDVHVFSDFPVVDTVTFNNLFEHQYGGVDNLILKDSLLITFNNHGRSRKGYQFTSYNLLTFENFSFFPFGKGPCEVLGAQTTGILGNQFWMYDITTKKFLFLKLKDIIPGESGYKENCVSLSIKKDKSKKFELGKGFLINDTTYVCTVIGSMLKNKLAKITLPNCEITKEYGNFNQDNDNKMFSLNRKAHIERSFFFAKPDNNNVVALAYFLTDKFEIFNLENNESSVFWGPHKIKNEFDVNKQTPNPYPQINDKTQVTYVGGYATKKHVYLIYSGNYFRKNLTPNGLNLASKSIYVFDWTGKVIKKIVWKEDVSIRAIAISENEDTLYAFDENSNYVVTSKLK, encoded by the coding sequence TTGGCAAAAGATGTTCATGTTTTTTCCGATTTTCCTGTAGTAGATACAGTCACATTCAATAATTTGTTTGAGCATCAATATGGAGGTGTTGACAATTTAATTTTAAAAGATTCTCTTTTGATTACATTCAACAATCACGGAAGAAGTCGAAAGGGATACCAATTCACTTCATATAACTTATTAACTTTTGAGAATTTTTCATTTTTCCCTTTTGGAAAGGGACCTTGTGAAGTTTTAGGAGCCCAGACAACGGGAATTCTTGGCAATCAATTTTGGATGTATGATATTACAACGAAAAAATTTCTTTTTTTGAAATTGAAAGATATCATACCTGGAGAATCTGGGTATAAAGAAAATTGTGTAAGTCTTTCCATAAAAAAGGACAAATCCAAAAAATTCGAACTTGGAAAAGGGTTTCTTATTAATGATACTACATATGTCTGTACAGTAATTGGTTCTATGCTAAAAAATAAATTAGCCAAGATAACATTGCCTAACTGTGAAATTACTAAAGAATATGGAAACTTTAATCAAGACAATGATAACAAGATGTTTTCTTTGAATAGAAAGGCACATATAGAACGTAGCTTTTTCTTTGCTAAACCTGATAATAACAATGTTGTGGCATTAGCATATTTTTTAACGGATAAATTTGAGATTTTTAATTTAGAAAACAATGAGAGTAGTGTGTTTTGGGGCCCCCATAAAATTAAAAATGAATTTGATGTTAATAAACAAACACCTAATCCTTATCCGCAAATTAATGATAAAACTCAAGTTACTTATGTTGGAGGATATGCAACCAAAAAACATGTTTATCTAATTTATTCAGGAAATTACTTTAGAAAAAACCTTACTCCTAATGGATTAAATCTAGCTTCAAAAAGTATTTATGTATTTGATTGGACGGGTAAGGTCATAAAGAAAATAGTTTGGAAAGAAGACGTTTCAATAAGAGCAATAGCAATTTCAGAAAATGAAGACACTTTATATGCATTTGATGAAAATAGCAATTATGTTGTTACTTCTAAATTAAAATAA
- a CDS encoding IS982 family transposase: MIIYSKITEIFCLVDEFCKEYDQIVSKHLLGNPSKRPSVMSNSEVITITILFQLSGFRTFKHFYVYYLQKHMQDDFPATVSYNRFTELMQQNLMPMTLFLKTCCLGNSTGISFVDSTPVRVCSPKRIKNNKVFKGIATTGKSTIGWFHGFKLHIVINDKGEILNFCITQANVDDRTPLKKKSFLDKIYGKLYADKGYVGKDLMQLLFADGLHLITHIKNNMKNSLMTMSDKILLRKRSVIETVNDELKNICQIEHSRHRSFTNFLSNIIAGLIAYSFLPKKPAIKYQTVKSNQLTIY; the protein is encoded by the coding sequence ATGATAATCTACTCTAAAATTACTGAAATTTTCTGTCTTGTTGATGAATTTTGTAAAGAATATGACCAAATAGTCAGTAAACACCTTTTAGGCAATCCATCAAAACGTCCCAGTGTTATGTCAAATAGCGAGGTAATTACCATTACCATTTTGTTTCAGCTTAGTGGTTTTAGGACCTTTAAACACTTTTACGTGTATTACTTGCAAAAGCATATGCAAGATGATTTCCCAGCTACAGTTTCATACAATAGATTTACAGAACTCATGCAGCAAAACCTCATGCCAATGACTTTATTTTTAAAGACATGTTGTTTAGGTAATTCTACGGGTATTTCTTTTGTAGATTCTACACCTGTTAGAGTTTGCAGCCCCAAACGAATTAAGAATAATAAAGTATTTAAAGGCATTGCAACCACTGGAAAATCCACTATAGGATGGTTCCATGGCTTTAAATTGCATATCGTTATAAATGATAAAGGTGAAATCCTAAACTTCTGCATAACCCAAGCTAATGTTGATGATAGAACGCCATTAAAAAAGAAGTCTTTTTTAGATAAAATTTATGGTAAGTTATATGCGGACAAAGGTTATGTTGGAAAAGATTTAATGCAGTTACTTTTTGCTGATGGATTGCATTTAATTACTCATATTAAAAACAATATGAAGAATTCTTTAATGACAATGAGTGATAAAATTTTACTGCGTAAACGCTCTGTTATTGAAACCGTAAATGACGAACTCAAAAATATTTGTCAAATTGAACATTCTAGACATAGAAGTTTTACTAATTTCTTGTCAAACATAATCGCAGGTCTTATTGCATATAGCTTTTTACCAAAAAAACCTGCTATAAAATATCAGACTGTAAAGTCTAATCAGTTGACAATTTATTAA